From a region of the Streptomyces tirandamycinicus genome:
- a CDS encoding MerR family transcriptional regulator codes for MRIGEIAALVGVTPRAVRHYHHQGLLPEPVRRANGYRDYSVRDAVLLARIRRLTELGLGLEEVGDVLADDEGRELVEVLEELDDDLAVQQALLAERRARLGAVLEQARAGRLPAEGPVSPELAELLGGLAREAAGRPESASAAREREVLALLDTVVPPGDRDRLLGVMRRMTEAPGAVERVYEVYGLLDALADGGGDGGGVAREPRVEEAARALADCIPDEVVAELAKNGAPAGEGGSTFLDAFFAEFPPAQAEAVRRALRLVAERAR; via the coding sequence GGATCGGAGAGATCGCCGCACTCGTCGGGGTCACGCCCCGTGCCGTGCGGCACTACCACCATCAGGGCCTGCTGCCCGAGCCCGTTCGCCGGGCCAACGGCTACCGGGACTACTCGGTGCGCGACGCCGTGCTGCTGGCGCGCATCCGGCGGCTGACGGAGCTCGGGCTCGGTCTCGAGGAGGTCGGGGACGTGCTCGCCGACGACGAGGGTCGGGAGCTGGTGGAGGTCCTGGAGGAACTGGACGACGATCTCGCCGTGCAGCAGGCGCTGCTCGCCGAACGGCGCGCACGGCTGGGTGCGGTGCTGGAGCAGGCGCGCGCCGGGCGGCTGCCCGCCGAAGGCCCGGTGTCGCCGGAGCTGGCGGAGCTGCTGGGCGGTCTGGCCCGGGAGGCCGCCGGACGGCCCGAGTCCGCTTCTGCGGCGAGGGAGCGCGAGGTGCTCGCCCTGCTGGACACGGTCGTACCGCCAGGGGACCGCGACCGGCTGCTCGGCGTGATGCGTCGGATGACCGAGGCTCCGGGGGCGGTGGAGCGCGTGTACGAGGTGTACGGGCTGCTCGACGCGCTCGCGGACGGGGGCGGGGACGGGGGCGGGGTTGCCCGCGAACCCCGGGTCGAGGAGGCGGCCCGGGCGCTGGCGGACTGCATACCCGACGAGGTCGTGGCTGAGCTCGCGAAGAACGGCGCACCGGCAGGGGAAGGCGGGAGCACGTTCCTGGACGCCTTCTTCGCCGAGTTCCCCCCGGCCCAGGCCGAGGCCGTGCGCCGCGCGTTGCGCCTGGTCGCGGAGCGGGCCCGGTGA